A genomic region of Roseateles amylovorans contains the following coding sequences:
- a CDS encoding ABC transporter ATP-binding protein, whose amino-acid sequence MGQVTLRGIRKRYGQSEVIQGLDLEVRDGEFMVFVGPSGCGKSTTLRMIAGLEEISGGELLIDGQRANDLRPADRGAAMVFQSYALYPHMTVAENMGFALKMAGIGRAERDLQVRRTAEILRITDLLDRTPKQLSGGQRQRVAIGRAIVRKPKVFLFDEPLSNLDAALRVDMRIELTRLHQQLGTTMIYVTHDQVEAMTMGDRIAVFNKGRIEQLGAPMDLYRRPANEFVASFLGAPRINFIERPAANAPGAHRQLWSALGGDQSSRAQRLGLRPEHLALAPTGGHGVPASVVLAEHLGDVSILHLRVEGVDGLLTAKLSSSPTSLTEGQVVQVIAQPQEALGFDAEARAVDPPARAAA is encoded by the coding sequence ATGGGACAAGTCACGCTGCGCGGCATTCGCAAGCGCTACGGTCAGAGCGAGGTCATCCAGGGTCTGGACCTGGAGGTGCGCGACGGTGAGTTCATGGTGTTCGTCGGACCCTCGGGCTGCGGCAAGAGCACCACCTTGCGGATGATCGCGGGGCTGGAGGAGATCAGCGGCGGCGAGCTGCTGATCGACGGCCAGCGCGCCAACGACCTGCGACCCGCCGACCGCGGCGCGGCCATGGTGTTCCAGAGCTATGCGCTGTATCCCCACATGACGGTGGCGGAAAACATGGGCTTCGCGCTGAAGATGGCCGGCATCGGCCGGGCCGAGCGCGACCTCCAGGTGCGCCGCACCGCCGAGATCCTGCGCATCACCGACCTGCTGGATCGCACGCCCAAGCAACTCTCCGGTGGCCAGCGCCAGCGAGTGGCGATCGGCCGAGCAATCGTGCGCAAGCCCAAGGTCTTCCTGTTCGACGAGCCGCTGTCCAACCTGGACGCCGCACTGCGGGTGGACATGCGCATCGAGCTGACCCGGCTGCATCAGCAGCTCGGCACCACCATGATCTATGTCACCCACGACCAGGTGGAGGCAATGACCATGGGGGACCGCATCGCCGTGTTCAACAAGGGTCGCATCGAGCAGTTGGGCGCGCCCATGGATCTTTACCGCCGGCCCGCCAATGAATTCGTCGCGAGCTTCCTTGGCGCACCGCGCATCAACTTCATCGAACGTCCGGCGGCGAATGCGCCCGGCGCCCACCGCCAGCTGTGGTCCGCCCTGGGCGGCGACCAGAGCAGCCGCGCCCAACGCCTCGGCCTGCGGCCGGAGCACCTGGCGCTGGCGCCCACCGGGGGCCACGGCGTGCCCGCCAGCGTGGTGCTGGCCGAGCACCTGGGCGATGTCTCGATCCTGCATCTGCGGGTCGAGGGCGTCGACGGCCTGCTGACCGCCAAGCTGTCGTCCAGCCCGACGTCGCTGACCGAGGGCCAGGTCGTGCAGGTGATCGCCCAACCGCAGGAAGCCCTGGGCTTCGATGCCGAGGCTCGCGCGGTCGATCCGCCTGCCCGCGCTGCCGCTTGA
- a CDS encoding TonB-dependent receptor, producing the protein MTVQSSRQRQLRLPTGLPRRQPVAVACATLFFTVATQAQQAPEPPAAAASAATAATAQATAPSVQVAQANTGNTAQGQQPQQIETVVVSGIRRSLDSSLTLKRNTHGVVDGIVAEDIGKFPDTNLAESMQRISGVSIDRSNGEGSKVTVRGVGPDFNLVLLNGRQMPASSIADTSASNSRAFDFANLAAESIAALEVYKTSRASTPTGGIGATINIKTARPLDTRETVASIGVKAVYDESNKHLPELLKGDKVTPEVSGIYSTTFADGMFGVALSGSFQRRDSGYNQAGVPNGWRPQRGNETGYGTIPQAGQPGSENIVNRPGATDVYSLPQNLNYNMNGISRERTNGQLTFQFAPTKAITATLDFTGSQNKIHTKRNDLSAWFNFGPSSSAWTSGPVAGPTYYSETITPATADLAMGGAEFGVKNKNQSTGFNLEWKASDRLSLAFDAHHSTATSGADSPYGTNAVIGTASFNRGTTSVDFTKDLPILIIDGTSADASRQLVTGSSFRNSYMKSGVDQQQVTGSWKLDEASKLDFGVGATKVKNRSAYGFVQNDTWGGATSAADYPDQVWMPQSLRPYFSNISGSSDPRLFNQFFVWDFKTVRDLAAKADGNEAKFLAPTEFSTDRRTQEKSNSAFLQYSRDWELGVPMSATVGMRYETTKVKSTALVPISTGITWGSNNELTVLKGDPGFTTLDGKYSYWLPSIDWDADLTDRVKLRASYGQTIGRPGWGDIQGGQTLDQLARVSGGTGAQGNPALKPLKSKNFDLSLEFYYAKSSYLSAGFFRKNIANYIGNSITASTPFNLHTPIGGRLYNEAVGTGGCAQDLTCIRNYILNNYNGRNGVVRTGFDDNGNAQGTIAGQADDPIATFQITSPTNQRSNSLSGYELNIQHSFGQTGFGVAANYTHVKSGLKYDGTSFAEQYALPGLSDSANLVGFYENDKVSVRMAYNWRDKFLTALNDGNSLGRSSPIYTEAYGQVDVSLGYKFTERLSVQGEVINLTDEVQRLHGRTKEEVVAVTQTGRRYMLGLRYKF; encoded by the coding sequence ATGACCGTCCAATCCAGCCGACAGCGGCAACTTCGCCTGCCCACGGGTCTGCCCCGTCGCCAACCCGTGGCGGTGGCCTGTGCCACGCTGTTCTTCACCGTCGCCACCCAGGCTCAACAGGCGCCGGAGCCGCCTGCAGCCGCCGCCTCCGCGGCCACTGCGGCAACGGCCCAGGCCACCGCGCCCAGCGTGCAGGTCGCGCAAGCCAACACGGGCAATACCGCCCAAGGCCAGCAGCCCCAGCAGATCGAGACCGTGGTGGTCTCCGGCATCCGCCGCTCGCTGGACAGCTCGCTCACCCTTAAGCGCAACACCCATGGTGTGGTGGACGGCATCGTGGCCGAGGACATCGGCAAGTTCCCGGACACCAACCTCGCCGAATCGATGCAGCGCATCAGCGGCGTGTCCATCGACCGTTCCAACGGCGAAGGCTCGAAGGTCACCGTCCGTGGCGTGGGCCCCGACTTCAACCTGGTGTTGCTCAACGGCCGCCAGATGCCGGCGTCCAGCATCGCCGACACGTCCGCCTCCAACTCGCGCGCCTTCGACTTCGCCAACCTCGCGGCGGAATCCATCGCCGCGCTGGAGGTCTACAAGACCAGCCGCGCCAGCACGCCCACCGGCGGCATCGGTGCGACGATCAACATCAAGACCGCCCGTCCGCTGGACACCCGCGAGACGGTCGCCAGCATCGGCGTGAAGGCGGTCTACGACGAATCGAACAAGCACCTGCCTGAGTTGCTCAAGGGCGACAAGGTCACGCCGGAGGTCTCCGGCATCTACAGCACCACCTTCGCCGACGGCATGTTCGGCGTGGCGCTGAGCGGCAGCTTCCAGCGCCGCGACTCCGGCTACAACCAGGCCGGCGTGCCCAACGGCTGGCGGCCGCAGCGCGGCAATGAAACCGGTTACGGCACGATTCCGCAGGCGGGTCAGCCCGGCTCCGAGAACATCGTCAACCGGCCCGGTGCGACCGATGTCTACTCGCTGCCGCAGAACCTGAACTACAACATGAACGGCATCAGCCGTGAGCGGACCAACGGCCAGCTGACCTTCCAGTTCGCGCCGACCAAGGCCATCACCGCGACGCTGGACTTCACCGGATCGCAGAACAAGATCCACACCAAGCGCAACGACCTGTCCGCCTGGTTCAACTTCGGCCCGTCGAGCAGCGCCTGGACCAGCGGTCCGGTGGCCGGCCCAACCTATTACTCCGAAACGATTACGCCGGCCACCGCCGACCTGGCGATGGGCGGCGCCGAGTTCGGTGTCAAGAACAAGAACCAGTCGACCGGCTTCAACCTGGAATGGAAAGCCAGCGACCGGCTGTCGCTGGCCTTCGATGCCCACCACTCCACCGCCACCTCCGGCGCGGACAGCCCTTACGGCACCAATGCGGTGATCGGCACGGCCAGCTTCAACCGCGGCACCACCAGCGTCGACTTCACCAAGGATCTGCCGATCCTGATCATCGACGGCACCTCGGCGGATGCGTCGCGCCAACTGGTGACCGGCTCGTCCTTCCGCAACAGCTACATGAAGTCGGGCGTGGACCAGCAACAGGTCACCGGCAGCTGGAAGCTGGACGAGGCCTCGAAGCTGGACTTCGGCGTGGGCGCCACCAAGGTCAAGAACCGCTCGGCCTACGGCTTCGTGCAAAACGACACCTGGGGCGGCGCCACCAGCGCGGCGGACTATCCGGACCAGGTCTGGATGCCGCAGTCGCTGCGCCCGTACTTCAGCAATATCAGCGGCAGCAGCGATCCGCGGCTGTTCAACCAGTTCTTCGTCTGGGACTTCAAAACGGTGCGCGACCTGGCGGCCAAGGCCGACGGCAACGAGGCCAAGTTCCTCGCGCCCACCGAGTTCTCCACCGACCGCCGCACCCAGGAAAAGTCCAACAGCGCCTTCCTGCAGTACAGCCGCGACTGGGAACTTGGCGTGCCGATGAGCGCCACCGTGGGCATGCGCTACGAGACCACCAAGGTGAAGTCGACCGCGCTGGTGCCGATCTCCACCGGCATCACCTGGGGCTCCAACAACGAGCTGACGGTGCTCAAGGGTGATCCGGGCTTCACCACGCTGGACGGCAAGTACAGCTACTGGCTGCCCAGCATCGACTGGGACGCCGACCTGACCGACCGCGTCAAGCTGCGCGCCAGCTATGGCCAGACCATCGGCCGGCCGGGCTGGGGCGACATCCAAGGCGGTCAGACGCTGGACCAGTTGGCCCGCGTCAGCGGCGGCACCGGTGCCCAGGGCAATCCGGCGCTCAAGCCGCTGAAGTCGAAGAACTTCGACCTGTCGCTGGAGTTCTACTACGCCAAGTCCAGCTACCTGTCGGCCGGTTTCTTCCGCAAGAACATTGCCAACTACATCGGCAACAGCATCACCGCGTCCACGCCGTTCAACCTGCACACGCCGATCGGCGGCAGGCTCTACAACGAAGCGGTGGGCACCGGCGGCTGCGCCCAGGATCTGACCTGCATCCGCAACTACATCCTGAACAACTACAACGGCCGCAACGGCGTGGTGCGCACCGGCTTTGACGACAACGGCAATGCGCAGGGCACCATCGCCGGCCAGGCGGACGATCCGATCGCGACCTTCCAGATCACTTCGCCGACCAACCAGCGTTCCAACTCGCTGAGCGGCTACGAGCTGAACATCCAGCATTCGTTCGGTCAGACCGGCTTCGGCGTGGCGGCCAACTACACCCATGTGAAGTCGGGCCTGAAGTACGACGGCACCAGCTTCGCCGAGCAGTACGCGCTGCCCGGTCTCAGCGATTCGGCCAACCTGGTCGGCTTCTATGAGAACGACAAGGTCAGCGTGCGGATGGCCTACAACTGGCGCGACAAGTTCCTCACCGCGCTCAACGACGGCAATTCGCTGGGTCGCTCCTCGCCGATCTACACCGAGGCTTATGGCCAGGTGGATGTCAGCCTGGGCTACAAGTTCACCGAGCGCCTGAGTGTGCAGGGCGAGGTGATCAACCTGACCGACGAAGTCCAGCGCCTGCATGGCCGGACCAAGGAGGAAGTGGTGGCGGTGACCCAGACCGGCCGGCGCTACATGCTGGGACTGCGCTACAAGTTCTGA
- a CDS encoding PAS domain-containing protein, with protein sequence MSASHTADALPHPAAAADDAPWLAGGGDMGARMRTLDWRPTPLGAVSQWPQSLRSAVSICLGSGFPMVVLWGPRLTMLYNDAYAPMLGNKHPWALGRDIHEVWHEVADVITPMMDSVMRTGVATWSPDSVLTLERHGAPEETYFSYSFGPVRIEDGSVGGILAVTVEMTERVVSERRLAFLSALSDRTAGATDPLDVCVRAMQEVGGGTPDLRQAAIYLREDGHGDRLVAQSDPPHSGSEAPQALPDPRSHPAPWGPHALAVPIRSTDLADPLGTLVVALNPLRPLDERYRTFVALVARQVARSINDVKTLQQERARVQAEQDLRRMFEQAPSFVCILKGPQHVFEFVNRAHLKLFNSAGWVGRPVREAFPDLADQGYYERLDEVYRTGERFIAASAPVRYRFSADQQEEERLLDFIFEPIRDDAGQVTGIFCEGFDVTAQRRAEAGLRQQEERLRAFIHSAANVIYSMSPDWSEMHTLDGRGFVADAQAHQRDWMEKYVHAEDHDRVRAAIQDAVQHRRPFELEHRVLARDGSVAWTASRAVPMLDAHGRICEWFGTASDITARKHMEEALDATRQQAEAQRRLYEAILTNTPDLAYVFDLSHRFIYANDVLLRMWGKTWDEAIGKTCLELGYEPWHAAMHDREIDRVVATGQPIRGEVPFAGAFGRRIYDYIFVPVLGQQGEVIAVAGTTRDITEMKTMEETLRSQADQLREGDQRKDEFLGMLAHELRNPLAPLRNGLEVIRRVPLPEGTPIPRVRAMMDRQVTQMVRLIDDLLDVTRISSGKIRISKARVALGAVLEAAVETSQPAIDQAGHTLTITSPSVPVFVDADATRLAQVFANLLNNAAKFTAKGGHLQITTLPGPDSVQIRVRDDGEGIPPEMLSRIFEMFVQVDRTLERDKSGLGIGLSLARGLVSLHGGRIEARSDGPGQGSEFIVELPLAVDVARPAPGAELPGELEELAARRVLIADDNIDAADSLAMLFELMGSEAKVVHNGMDAVHQAEQFQPDLVFLDIGMPGLNGYEACARIKATPWGRDMVLVALTGWGQDKDRLRAREAGFDGHLVKPVNPEAIKALISGFDRRP encoded by the coding sequence ATGTCTGCTTCCCACACGGCCGATGCGCTTCCTCATCCGGCCGCCGCCGCGGACGACGCCCCTTGGCTGGCCGGTGGCGGCGACATGGGCGCGCGCATGCGCACCCTGGATTGGCGCCCCACGCCATTGGGTGCCGTGTCGCAATGGCCGCAGAGCCTGCGATCGGCGGTCAGCATCTGCCTGGGCTCCGGGTTTCCGATGGTGGTGCTGTGGGGACCTCGGCTCACCATGCTCTACAACGATGCCTACGCGCCGATGCTGGGAAACAAGCACCCGTGGGCGCTGGGTCGCGACATCCACGAGGTCTGGCATGAGGTCGCCGATGTCATCACCCCGATGATGGACAGCGTGATGCGCACTGGCGTGGCCACCTGGAGTCCGGACAGCGTCCTGACGCTGGAGCGGCACGGCGCACCGGAAGAGACCTATTTCTCCTATTCCTTCGGTCCGGTGCGGATCGAGGATGGCAGCGTCGGCGGCATTCTGGCGGTGACGGTGGAAATGACCGAGCGGGTGGTCAGCGAGCGGCGACTGGCCTTTCTCTCCGCCCTGTCCGACCGCACCGCAGGCGCGACCGATCCGCTCGATGTCTGCGTCCGCGCCATGCAGGAGGTCGGCGGTGGCACGCCGGACCTCCGGCAGGCCGCCATCTATCTGCGCGAGGACGGGCACGGCGACCGGCTGGTGGCCCAGTCCGACCCGCCCCACTCCGGCAGCGAAGCGCCGCAGGCATTGCCTGACCCCCGCTCACACCCGGCCCCCTGGGGTCCGCACGCGCTGGCCGTGCCCATCCGGAGCACCGACTTGGCCGACCCGCTGGGCACCCTGGTGGTCGCCCTCAATCCGCTGCGGCCGCTGGACGAGCGCTACCGGACCTTCGTCGCACTGGTCGCCCGCCAAGTGGCGCGGTCCATCAACGATGTCAAGACGCTCCAACAGGAACGGGCCCGTGTGCAGGCCGAGCAGGACCTGCGCCGCATGTTCGAACAGGCGCCCAGCTTCGTGTGCATCCTGAAGGGCCCGCAGCACGTCTTTGAATTCGTCAACCGGGCCCACCTGAAGCTGTTCAACAGCGCCGGCTGGGTCGGCCGACCCGTGCGGGAGGCCTTTCCGGATCTGGCCGATCAGGGCTATTACGAGCGGCTCGACGAGGTGTACCGCACCGGTGAGCGTTTCATTGCCGCGTCCGCCCCGGTGCGCTATCGGTTTTCGGCGGACCAGCAAGAGGAAGAACGCCTGCTGGACTTCATCTTCGAGCCGATTCGCGACGATGCGGGCCAGGTCACCGGCATCTTCTGCGAGGGCTTCGATGTCACCGCACAGCGGCGTGCCGAAGCCGGCTTGCGCCAGCAGGAGGAGCGGCTGCGGGCCTTCATCCACTCCGCCGCCAATGTCATCTACAGCATGAGCCCGGACTGGTCCGAGATGCACACCCTGGATGGCAGAGGCTTCGTCGCCGATGCCCAGGCCCATCAGCGCGACTGGATGGAGAAGTACGTCCACGCCGAAGACCACGACCGGGTGCGGGCCGCCATTCAGGACGCCGTGCAGCATCGTCGTCCCTTCGAGCTCGAACACCGGGTGCTGGCGCGGGATGGCTCGGTGGCCTGGACGGCCTCCCGCGCCGTGCCGATGCTGGACGCCCACGGCCGGATCTGCGAGTGGTTCGGCACCGCGAGCGACATCACCGCCCGCAAGCACATGGAGGAGGCGCTCGATGCGACCCGGCAACAGGCCGAGGCCCAGCGGCGGCTGTATGAGGCCATCCTGACCAACACGCCGGACCTGGCCTATGTCTTCGACCTGTCCCACCGCTTCATCTATGCCAACGACGTGTTGCTGCGGATGTGGGGCAAGACCTGGGACGAAGCGATCGGCAAGACCTGTCTCGAACTGGGCTACGAGCCCTGGCATGCGGCCATGCACGACCGCGAGATCGATCGCGTCGTGGCCACGGGTCAGCCGATCCGGGGGGAGGTGCCCTTCGCCGGCGCCTTTGGCCGGCGGATCTACGACTACATCTTCGTGCCGGTGCTGGGGCAACAGGGTGAGGTCATCGCGGTGGCGGGCACCACCCGCGACATCACCGAGATGAAGACCATGGAAGAGACGCTGCGCAGCCAGGCCGATCAGTTGCGCGAAGGCGATCAGCGCAAGGACGAGTTCCTCGGCATGCTGGCCCATGAGCTGCGCAATCCGCTGGCGCCGCTGAGGAACGGACTGGAGGTCATCCGCCGCGTGCCCCTGCCCGAGGGCACGCCCATCCCGCGGGTGCGCGCGATGATGGACCGTCAGGTCACGCAGATGGTGCGGCTGATCGACGATCTGCTGGACGTCACCCGCATCTCCAGCGGCAAGATCCGCATCAGCAAGGCGCGGGTCGCCTTGGGCGCGGTGTTGGAGGCAGCGGTGGAGACCAGTCAGCCGGCCATCGACCAGGCAGGCCACACCCTGACCATCACCTCGCCCAGCGTGCCGGTGTTCGTCGACGCCGATGCCACCCGCCTCGCCCAGGTGTTCGCCAACCTGCTGAACAATGCGGCCAAGTTCACCGCCAAGGGCGGCCACCTGCAGATCACCACCCTGCCCGGCCCGGACAGCGTGCAGATCCGCGTACGGGACGATGGGGAAGGCATTCCGCCGGAGATGCTGTCACGCATCTTCGAGATGTTCGTGCAGGTCGACCGCACGCTGGAACGCGACAAGAGCGGCCTGGGCATCGGGCTGAGTCTGGCGCGAGGGCTGGTGAGCTTGCACGGCGGTCGCATCGAGGCGCGCAGCGACGGTCCCGGGCAAGGCAGTGAGTTCATCGTCGAGCTGCCGCTGGCGGTGGACGTCGCACGACCGGCGCCTGGCGCAGAACTGCCGGGCGAGCTGGAGGAACTGGCGGCTCGCCGCGTGCTGATCGCCGACGACAACATCGATGCCGCCGACAGCCTGGCCATGCTGTTCGAGCTGATGGGCTCGGAGGCGAAGGTGGTGCACAACGGGATGGATGCGGTCCATCAGGCGGAGCAGTTCCAGCCGGACCTGGTGTTTCTCGACATCGGCATGCCGGGCCTGAACGGCTACGAAGCCTGCGCCAGGATCAAGGCCACGCCCTGGGGCCGCGACATGGTGTTGGTCGCGCTCACCGGCTGGGGTCAGGACAAGGACCGCCTGCGTGCCCGCGAAGCGGGTTTCGACGGTCACCTCGTCAAGCCGGTGAACCCTGAGGCGATCAAGGCCCTGATCAGCGGATTTGACCGGCGGCCCTGA
- a CDS encoding tryptophan halogenase family protein, translating to MTASSPHGSPSPSEIAAPRSDALVSPRRPVRRVVIAGGGTAGWMMAACIAKILGRLLDIRLVESDEIGTVGVGEATIPTMLTFHRLLGIDEREFMAATQATFKLGIQFESWRDLGQDYIHSFGESGRDHWTAGFQHFWHKGRERVLAGDYGDYCLELRAAQEGRFAHQPDPRGDELNYAFHLDATLYGGYLRRFSEGFGVRRIEGKIAEVLRHPDGDLHALRLQDGAVIEGDLFIDCTGMRSLLLGQTLGVPYEDWSHWLPCDSAVAVQTASVREPVPYTRSIAHPWGWQWQIPLQHRVGNGVVFSSRYVDEAQARDTLLRHLDGERLTEPRVIRFQPGQREVVWSRNCIGVGLASGFLEPLESTSIHLIQRSAIRLMQLFPKDGIRQSDVDEYNRQMNEEMAHIRDFIVLHYHLTQRDDAPLWRDCRRMDIPDTLRHRLALFRESGRVVRMPFELFADNSWVQVMLGQGLMPEQHHPSADLMGDAELSQFLEDIRQRIEHTVRQMPTHAQYLARYGVASRPGAPATPATV from the coding sequence ATGACCGCCTCCTCACCGCACGGCAGTCCGTCCCCCTCCGAGATCGCGGCCCCGCGCAGCGATGCCCTCGTCTCGCCCCGTCGACCAGTACGCCGGGTGGTGATCGCCGGGGGCGGCACCGCCGGCTGGATGATGGCCGCCTGCATCGCCAAGATCCTGGGCCGGCTGCTGGACATCCGGCTGGTGGAGTCCGACGAGATCGGCACGGTGGGCGTGGGCGAAGCCACCATCCCCACCATGCTCACCTTCCATCGCTTGCTGGGCATCGACGAACGCGAGTTCATGGCCGCCACCCAGGCCACCTTCAAGCTGGGCATCCAGTTCGAAAGCTGGCGCGATCTCGGCCAGGACTACATCCATTCGTTCGGGGAGTCCGGACGCGACCACTGGACCGCCGGTTTCCAGCATTTCTGGCACAAGGGACGGGAGCGCGTCCTCGCGGGCGACTATGGCGACTACTGCCTGGAGCTGCGCGCCGCGCAGGAAGGCCGCTTCGCCCATCAGCCCGATCCGCGCGGGGATGAACTCAACTACGCCTTCCATCTCGACGCCACGCTCTACGGCGGGTATCTGCGCCGCTTCAGCGAAGGCTTCGGCGTACGACGCATCGAGGGCAAGATCGCCGAGGTGCTGCGCCATCCGGATGGCGACCTGCATGCGCTGCGGCTGCAGGACGGCGCGGTCATCGAGGGCGATCTCTTCATCGACTGCACCGGCATGCGCTCGCTGCTGCTGGGACAGACGCTGGGAGTGCCCTATGAAGACTGGTCGCACTGGCTGCCCTGCGACAGCGCGGTCGCGGTGCAGACCGCCTCGGTGCGCGAGCCGGTGCCCTACACCCGGTCGATCGCCCATCCCTGGGGCTGGCAGTGGCAGATCCCGCTGCAGCACCGTGTGGGCAACGGCGTGGTCTTCAGCAGCCGGTATGTCGACGAGGCGCAGGCGCGGGACACCCTGCTCCGCCACCTCGACGGCGAGCGCCTGACCGAGCCGCGCGTGATCCGGTTCCAGCCGGGCCAGCGGGAGGTGGTCTGGTCACGCAATTGCATCGGCGTGGGGCTGGCGAGCGGCTTCCTGGAGCCGTTGGAATCGACCAGCATCCACCTGATCCAGCGCAGCGCCATCCGGCTGATGCAGCTGTTCCCCAAGGACGGCATCCGGCAGTCCGATGTCGATGAATACAACCGGCAGATGAATGAGGAGATGGCGCACATCCGCGATTTCATCGTGCTGCACTACCACCTCACCCAGCGCGACGATGCGCCGCTGTGGCGGGACTGCCGCCGGATGGACATCCCCGACACCCTGCGCCACCGGCTGGCCTTGTTCCGCGAGAGCGGGCGGGTGGTCCGCATGCCGTTCGAGCTGTTTGCGGACAACTCCTGGGTGCAGGTCATGCTGGGCCAGGGCCTGATGCCGGAGCAGCACCATCCGTCCGCCGACCTGATGGGTGATGCGGAGCTGTCACAGTTCCTCGAAGACATCCGCCAGCGGATCGAACACACCGTGCGGCAGATGCCCACGCATGCGCAATACCTGGCACGGTATGGCGTCGCGTCCAGGCCCGGGGCTCCGGCGACGCCAGCGACGGTTTGA
- a CDS encoding glycoside hydrolase family 6 protein: protein MTYPDTFYTDPTSEARKWVDAHPSDSRASSLRTQIADQPAARWVGDWTSDVGGNVSSYVASAAAAGRTPILVAYNIPHRDCAAGQSAGGAASAAAYRNWISAFAAGVGARPAVVVLEPDALAHLTDSRCDAFRTERLELLNYAAQQFKDKSPTTKVFLDIGHGGWLTPETSVQWLKLGGIQNVRGFALNVSNFQTTAQESAHGKAIVDLLASAGFAGKTFVIDTSRNGNGPAGDGIWCNPAGRRLGTASTLSAAGAGPEMTLWIKSPGQSDGQCGTSGQAAGVFDPELAIKLVNGN from the coding sequence GTGACCTATCCCGATACCTTCTACACCGACCCGACGTCCGAGGCTCGCAAGTGGGTCGACGCCCATCCTTCTGACAGCCGCGCCTCGTCGCTGCGGACGCAGATTGCCGACCAGCCGGCCGCGCGCTGGGTGGGGGATTGGACCAGCGACGTCGGCGGCAATGTCTCGAGCTATGTCGCCAGTGCAGCGGCCGCTGGGCGCACGCCGATCCTGGTGGCCTACAACATTCCGCACCGGGATTGCGCAGCCGGCCAGAGTGCCGGGGGGGCGGCCTCTGCAGCCGCTTATCGGAACTGGATCTCCGCCTTCGCCGCCGGCGTGGGCGCCCGTCCCGCCGTGGTGGTGCTGGAGCCCGATGCGCTGGCGCATCTCACCGACAGCCGCTGCGATGCCTTCCGCACCGAGCGGCTGGAGCTGCTCAACTACGCGGCCCAGCAGTTCAAGGACAAGTCGCCCACGACGAAGGTGTTCCTGGACATCGGCCATGGCGGCTGGCTCACGCCCGAGACCTCGGTGCAGTGGCTCAAGCTCGGCGGCATCCAGAACGTGCGCGGGTTCGCGCTCAATGTGTCGAACTTCCAGACCACGGCGCAGGAGAGCGCCCACGGCAAAGCCATTGTGGACCTGCTGGCCAGCGCCGGGTTCGCCGGCAAGACCTTCGTGATCGACACCAGTCGCAACGGCAACGGGCCGGCAGGTGACGGCATCTGGTGCAACCCGGCCGGACGCCGTCTCGGCACGGCCTCGACCCTGTCCGCTGCTGGCGCCGGTCCGGAAATGACGCTGTGGATCAAGAGCCCAGGCCAGTCCGACGGTCAGTGCGGCACCAGTGGTCAGGCGGCCGGCGTGTTCGATCCGGAGCTGGCCATCAAGCTCGTGAACGGCAATTGA
- a CDS encoding cupin-like domain-containing protein, whose product MTPIRELHLSAQCQPGVLPRGLVEAAEPVVLRGFTAHWPAVAAGRSSDQAAVDYLGRCGAGAPVAVMAGAPEIDGRIFYNDDLTGVNFQRQDAPLPAVMAALLALKGEPRPPCYYVGSTTVEDVLPGFRRHNDLDLSAAPGGSDALVSVWLGNRTRIAPHYDLPDNLACVTAGRRRFTLFPPEQLPNLYIGPIDFTLAGQPVSLVDLNQPDFERHPRFAEALAHAQVAELHPGDAIYIPSMWWHQVEALDDFNVLVNYWWRQSPAHMDSPVAALMLALMTLRDLPAPQRRAWQGVFDHYVFQADERTAAHIPPHARHVLAPLTPDGAQHLRAHLLNRLHR is encoded by the coding sequence ATGACACCGATTCGCGAGCTTCATCTCTCCGCTCAATGCCAGCCGGGCGTGCTGCCGCGCGGGCTGGTGGAAGCCGCCGAGCCCGTCGTGCTGCGGGGATTCACCGCCCACTGGCCGGCGGTGGCAGCGGGCCGATCGTCCGATCAGGCGGCCGTGGACTACCTGGGCCGCTGCGGCGCCGGCGCGCCGGTGGCGGTGATGGCCGGCGCGCCGGAGATCGACGGTCGCATCTTCTACAACGACGACCTCACCGGCGTGAACTTCCAGCGCCAGGATGCGCCGCTCCCGGCGGTGATGGCGGCGCTGCTGGCCCTCAAGGGCGAACCTCGACCGCCCTGCTATTACGTCGGCTCCACCACGGTCGAGGACGTGCTGCCGGGCTTTCGCCGCCACAACGACCTGGACCTGAGCGCGGCACCCGGCGGGTCGGACGCCCTCGTCAGCGTCTGGCTGGGCAACCGCACCCGGATCGCGCCGCATTACGACCTGCCGGACAACCTGGCCTGCGTCACCGCCGGACGGCGGCGCTTCACCCTGTTCCCGCCGGAGCAACTGCCCAACCTCTACATCGGTCCGATCGACTTCACCCTGGCCGGCCAACCGGTGAGCCTGGTGGACCTGAATCAGCCCGACTTCGAACGCCATCCCCGCTTCGCCGAAGCGCTGGCCCATGCCCAGGTGGCCGAGCTGCATCCAGGCGATGCGATCTACATCCCCAGCATGTGGTGGCACCAGGTGGAAGCTCTGGACGATTTCAATGTGCTGGTGAACTACTGGTGGCGCCAATCGCCGGCGCACATGGACTCGCCGGTCGCCGCGCTGATGCTGGCCTTGATGACGCTGCGCGATCTGCCGGCGCCGCAGCGTCGCGCGTGGCAGGGCGTGTTCGATCACTATGTTTTCCAAGCCGACGAGCGCACCGCTGCCCACATTCCCCCGCATGCCCGCCATGTGCTGGCACCGCTGACGCCCGACGGCGCGCAGCACCTGCGCGCCCATCTGCTGAACCGACTTCACCGCTGA